In the genome of Hallerella porci, one region contains:
- the asd gene encoding archaetidylserine decarboxylase (Phosphatidylserine decarboxylase is synthesized as a single chain precursor. Generation of the pyruvoyl active site from a Ser is coupled to cleavage of a Gly-Ser bond between the larger (beta) and smaller (alpha chains). It is an integral membrane protein.) — protein sequence MNSPRYVFMKLLPKNLESRLFGNLINLKIPVLSKLARNLFAKAYHLEMSEASKPLSAYANIGELFVRTLAPGKRPIADAEIVSPVDGRESQSGILYGENAEMIQAKGKTYSLAELLRDKELAAHFARGRFATIYLAPFNYHRIHSPVSGKLIAASYCPGTLWPVNNWSVNRVEGLFCINERITTRIAVDGGGELLLVKVGATNVGRIAVNYAPNWITNVGKLPRHAPRIDYTPQEEYRFKRGDELGRFEMGSTVILIADEILANRHPELFAKTLGKAVKMGESLL from the coding sequence ATGAATTCTCCACGTTATGTTTTTATGAAACTTCTCCCGAAGAACTTGGAATCGAGACTCTTCGGAAATTTGATTAACTTAAAAATTCCCGTGCTTTCTAAACTGGCGCGGAATTTATTTGCCAAAGCTTATCACTTAGAAATGAGCGAAGCATCGAAACCGCTTTCGGCGTATGCCAATATCGGCGAACTTTTTGTGCGCACTTTGGCTCCGGGAAAGCGTCCCATCGCCGATGCCGAAATTGTAAGTCCAGTCGACGGACGCGAATCGCAATCGGGAATTCTCTACGGTGAAAATGCCGAGATGATTCAAGCAAAAGGAAAAACATATTCCCTCGCCGAACTTCTCCGCGATAAAGAGCTCGCCGCCCACTTTGCGCGCGGACGGTTTGCGACAATTTACCTCGCCCCATTTAATTATCACCGCATCCATTCTCCTGTTTCAGGAAAACTCATCGCGGCAAGTTACTGCCCGGGAACTCTTTGGCCGGTGAACAACTGGAGCGTAAACCGCGTCGAAGGACTTTTCTGCATTAACGAACGCATTACGACTCGCATCGCTGTCGATGGTGGCGGAGAACTTTTACTCGTCAAAGTCGGAGCGACCAATGTCGGACGTATTGCGGTCAATTATGCGCCGAATTGGATTACGAATGTCGGAAAACTTCCCCGCCATGCGCCTCGTATCGATTACACGCCTCAAGAAGAATATCGCTTTAAACGCGGCGATGAACTCGGACGTTTTGAAATGGGAAGCACTGTCATCTTAATCGCCGACGAAATTCTCGCGAATCGTCATCCCGAACTTTTCGCCAAGACTCTCGGGAAAGCGGTTAAAATGGGCGAATCTCTTCTTTAA
- the gmk gene encoding guanylate kinase, giving the protein MKHKLFVMSAPSGAGKTTLKDLVIREFPDMVYSISATTRAPREGEIDGVHYFFKTREEFQQMIAKNEMVEWNEVHGNFYGTPKSFVEKMLSEGKRVLFDLDVFGKVNFDKVYPEAVGILILPPSLEILEARLRHRATDSEDVIRLRLENAKKEIAFAEEHGKYEYKIVNDNLEIAANQLRKILST; this is encoded by the coding sequence ATGAAGCACAAACTTTTTGTGATGAGCGCTCCTTCGGGAGCGGGAAAAACCACTCTCAAAGATTTAGTGATTCGGGAATTTCCCGATATGGTTTATTCGATTTCGGCAACGACGCGCGCGCCCCGCGAAGGCGAAATTGACGGCGTGCATTACTTCTTCAAAACCCGTGAAGAATTTCAGCAGATGATTGCGAAAAATGAAATGGTCGAATGGAACGAAGTCCATGGCAATTTCTACGGCACACCAAAATCTTTCGTCGAAAAAATGCTCTCCGAAGGAAAACGCGTTTTATTCGATTTGGATGTTTTCGGAAAAGTCAATTTTGATAAAGTCTATCCCGAAGCTGTTGGCATTCTCATTCTCCCGCCGTCGTTAGAAATTCTCGAAGCCCGTCTGCGCCACCGCGCAACCGACAGCGAAGACGTCATCCGTCTGCGTTTGGAAAATGCGAAAAAAGAAATCGCTTTCGCCGAAGAACACGGCAAATACGAATACAAAATTGTCAACGATAATTTAGAAATCGCAGCAAATCAATTACGCAAAATTCTTTCGACGTAA
- a CDS encoding LL-diaminopimelate aminotransferase has product MSDYIQNLFADRIGGKTFGLGTVLYKFEKIKRARRAAEKEHPETPIIDMGVGEPDWMADSTAVERLYAEAKKRENRGYSDNGILPFQEAAANYMQTVFGVHGLNPQTEICHSIGSKPALAMIPQAFINPGDVAIVTVPGYGVLATMTKFLGGEVYQLPLLPENDFLPDLDSVPADIAKRAKLFYMNYPNNPTGAVATPEFFRKVIDFAKKNEIIVISDAAYAALTFDGYAPLSFLSIPGAKEVGVEIQSLSKAFNMTGWRLGFVAGNEKVVKGFACVKDNNDSGQFKAIQYAGVQALSTPSITERTVAKYSRRHNLLVKALSEVGFKVKKPKGSFYLYAQAPKGIEGGATFNTAEDFSQWLIREKQISTVPWDDAGHFIRFSVTFMADTEAAEIALMDEIKRRLSDAKFVW; this is encoded by the coding sequence ATGTCCGATTATATTCAGAATCTTTTTGCAGACCGTATCGGCGGGAAAACCTTTGGCCTGGGAACCGTCCTTTACAAGTTTGAAAAAATCAAGCGCGCGCGTCGCGCAGCCGAAAAGGAACATCCCGAAACGCCGATTATCGATATGGGCGTTGGGGAACCCGATTGGATGGCGGATTCAACAGCCGTAGAACGCCTTTATGCCGAAGCGAAGAAACGCGAAAATCGCGGTTACTCGGACAATGGAATTCTTCCATTTCAAGAAGCGGCGGCGAATTATATGCAGACCGTTTTCGGCGTGCACGGCTTAAATCCGCAGACCGAAATTTGCCATAGCATCGGTTCAAAGCCTGCGCTCGCGATGATTCCGCAAGCATTCATCAATCCGGGCGATGTGGCGATTGTAACGGTTCCGGGTTACGGCGTCCTCGCTACGATGACGAAATTTCTCGGCGGCGAAGTTTATCAACTTCCGCTTCTTCCCGAAAATGATTTTTTGCCGGATCTGGATTCAGTTCCCGCTGACATCGCAAAGCGTGCAAAACTTTTCTACATGAATTATCCGAACAATCCGACGGGCGCTGTAGCGACTCCAGAATTTTTCCGCAAGGTCATCGACTTCGCCAAGAAAAATGAAATCATCGTGATTTCGGATGCCGCCTACGCAGCGCTCACCTTCGACGGTTATGCGCCTCTCAGCTTCCTTTCTATTCCAGGCGCAAAAGAAGTCGGCGTTGAAATTCAATCGCTTTCGAAGGCTTTCAACATGACGGGTTGGCGTCTCGGATTTGTCGCGGGCAACGAAAAAGTGGTGAAGGGATTTGCTTGCGTCAAAGACAACAATGACTCGGGACAATTCAAAGCGATTCAGTATGCGGGCGTGCAAGCGCTCTCAACGCCATCGATTACAGAACGCACTGTTGCAAAGTATTCGCGCCGCCACAATTTGCTCGTCAAAGCACTTTCCGAAGTCGGCTTCAAAGTCAAAAAGCCAAAGGGAAGTTTCTACTTGTACGCGCAAGCGCCGAAGGGAATTGAAGGCGGAGCAACATTTAACACCGCCGAAGATTTTTCGCAGTGGCTTATCCGCGAAAAGCAAATTTCCACAGTGCCTTGGGACGATGCGGGTCATTTCATCCGTTTTAGCGTCACGTTTATGGCGGATACCGAAGCCGCAGAAATTGCGCTCATGGACGAAATTAAACGTCGTCTTTCCGATGCAAAATTTGTTTGGTAA
- a CDS encoding tetratricopeptide repeat protein: MPNAGTSAANSDMKEFFLQHGIKVGAILLIVILVVIAIVHFHGSKNKADAAQAELLGPALAYEYTGKKDSALALYEGLIASNQLKDETLAKAALLAGNIRFQNGEFDEAAVLYQKALDNAGSVPLIRGGAMHGQAAVAIEKKDYSSAAALLEKFVAEFGKRTGDLEDRYEKLEPADQVPTIADALWKLALVYNQMGFQDKAKAAAEKLIKVYGDDQLYSDRAKKFLATL; the protein is encoded by the coding sequence ATGCCTAATGCCGGAACTTCCGCGGCAAATTCCGATATGAAGGAATTTTTTCTCCAGCACGGAATCAAGGTGGGGGCAATTCTTTTAATCGTCATTCTCGTGGTGATTGCGATTGTGCATTTTCACGGGTCAAAAAATAAAGCCGATGCAGCGCAAGCTGAATTGCTCGGTCCGGCTCTCGCTTACGAATATACCGGTAAAAAAGATAGCGCTTTAGCTCTTTACGAAGGCTTGATCGCCTCCAATCAACTGAAAGACGAAACTTTGGCAAAGGCAGCGCTTCTCGCGGGCAATATCCGCTTCCAAAATGGCGAATTTGATGAAGCCGCAGTCCTTTATCAAAAGGCTTTGGACAATGCGGGCTCGGTTCCGTTAATCCGCGGCGGCGCAATGCACGGTCAAGCTGCAGTGGCGATTGAAAAGAAAGATTATTCTTCTGCGGCAGCTCTTCTCGAAAAGTTCGTCGCAGAGTTCGGCAAGCGCACGGGCGACTTAGAAGACCGCTACGAAAAGCTCGAACCGGCAGACCAAGTCCCGACAATCGCAGACGCTCTTTGGAAACTCGCTCTCGTTTACAATCAAATGGGCTTCCAAGACAAAGCAAAAGCTGCCGCCGAAAAATTGATTAAGGTTTACGGCGACGATCAACTTTACAGCGATCGTGCGAAAAAATTCCTCGCCACTCTTTAA
- a CDS encoding transketolase family protein gives MNDSIILKAADNVRILSAAMVEKAKSGHPGGAMGAATAITLLFAEFLRFDPKNPHWEARDRFLMDPGHMSPLLYSELVLTGRLTLEDLKNFRQFGSITSGHPELSVEHGIENSSGPLGLGQGMAAGVAIGERYKVAQFGDIISHKTVALVSDGGIQEEIAYGIGRIAGHLKLSNLIFFYDANGVQLSCKTADVMDQDFKKQYESWGWRVLEADGENVEELRQAFKAAFAETERPTIVIGQTTMAKGAVGAAGESFEGKVSTHGQPLSGAGASLEETVRHLGGNAENPFEIFPEVKEAFAERLAELEKLAAAWNAKKAEWDKQNPEKAKTLASWLNGNSVKLNLKDLAQKDDVATRNSSGTVLAYLAKNYRNIICSSADLSNSDQTQKFLNETRIMTPGDFGGAFVQVGVAELSMGAIACGLALSGGLYPICATFFVFSDFMKPVIRMAALQGLPVKYVFTHDSFRVGEDGPTHQPIEHETQIRLLEDLNKDDGRPQMLVLRPADAAETTVAWEMAFENEDSPTALILTRQKVGALPCPAGTTRYAEAAKCRLGAYIVSDNTPAGKKPDLTFVANGSDVLLCHQAAELLRKESKNVRVVSMISPKLFRIQDEKFRNEIIIPWTPVYALSSGLPVLFKDVVGGFGKVAGLERFGASAPASVLENKFGYEPDAVAKEAMMYLAEFEKNVADFKKVNG, from the coding sequence GTGAACGATTCCATTATTCTCAAAGCAGCAGACAACGTACGCATTCTTTCCGCCGCCATGGTTGAAAAAGCTAAATCCGGACATCCGGGTGGAGCGATGGGGGCTGCGACCGCAATCACTCTTCTCTTCGCGGAATTTCTCCGTTTTGATCCGAAGAATCCGCATTGGGAAGCGCGCGACCGTTTTCTGATGGATCCGGGACACATGTCTCCGCTGCTTTATTCGGAACTCGTTCTTACGGGTCGTCTTACCCTCGAGGATTTGAAGAATTTCCGTCAATTCGGAAGCATTACTTCGGGTCATCCCGAACTTTCTGTGGAACACGGCATTGAAAATTCCTCGGGTCCTCTCGGCTTAGGACAAGGAATGGCTGCGGGCGTTGCTATCGGCGAACGTTACAAAGTGGCGCAGTTCGGCGATATCATTTCGCACAAAACGGTGGCGCTCGTTTCGGACGGCGGCATTCAAGAAGAAATCGCTTACGGAATCGGCCGCATCGCAGGTCACTTAAAACTCTCGAATTTGATTTTCTTCTACGACGCAAACGGCGTGCAACTTTCTTGCAAAACCGCCGACGTGATGGATCAAGATTTTAAGAAGCAATACGAATCTTGGGGCTGGCGCGTTCTCGAAGCCGATGGCGAAAATGTGGAAGAACTTCGTCAAGCTTTTAAAGCGGCTTTTGCCGAAACAGAACGTCCGACGATTGTCATCGGACAAACGACGATGGCGAAGGGCGCAGTCGGCGCAGCCGGTGAATCGTTTGAAGGAAAAGTTTCCACTCACGGTCAACCGCTTTCGGGCGCAGGCGCTTCTCTCGAAGAAACCGTGCGTCATTTGGGCGGTAACGCAGAAAATCCGTTCGAAATTTTCCCCGAAGTCAAAGAAGCTTTTGCAGAACGCCTCGCGGAACTCGAAAAACTCGCGGCCGCATGGAATGCGAAGAAAGCAGAATGGGATAAGCAAAATCCGGAAAAGGCAAAGACTCTCGCTAGCTGGTTGAACGGCAACAGCGTCAAGCTCAACTTGAAAGATTTAGCGCAGAAAGATGACGTCGCAACCCGCAATAGCTCGGGCACTGTTCTCGCTTACTTGGCGAAGAATTACCGCAACATTATCTGCAGTTCCGCAGACCTTTCGAACAGCGACCAAACGCAGAAATTCTTGAACGAAACGCGCATTATGACGCCGGGAGATTTCGGCGGTGCTTTCGTGCAAGTCGGCGTTGCCGAACTTTCGATGGGAGCCATCGCTTGTGGCCTTGCGCTTTCGGGCGGACTTTATCCGATTTGCGCAACGTTCTTTGTCTTTAGCGATTTCATGAAGCCGGTAATTCGTATGGCGGCGCTTCAAGGACTTCCGGTGAAGTATGTGTTCACTCACGACAGTTTCCGCGTCGGCGAAGACGGTCCAACTCACCAGCCGATCGAACACGAAACGCAGATTCGTCTTCTCGAAGATTTGAACAAAGACGATGGTCGTCCGCAGATGCTCGTTCTCCGTCCGGCAGATGCCGCCGAAACGACTGTCGCTTGGGAAATGGCTTTCGAAAACGAAGACAGTCCGACCGCTTTGATTTTAACCCGTCAGAAAGTGGGCGCCCTCCCGTGCCCTGCGGGCACGACCCGCTACGCGGAAGCGGCAAAATGCCGCTTGGGCGCTTATATCGTAAGCGATAACACTCCCGCGGGCAAGAAGCCCGATTTGACATTCGTCGCAAACGGTTCCGACGTTCTTCTTTGCCATCAAGCAGCAGAACTTCTCCGCAAAGAATCGAAAAATGTCCGCGTTGTTTCGATGATTAGCCCGAAACTTTTCCGCATTCAAGACGAAAAGTTCCGCAACGAAATCATTATTCCGTGGACTCCGGTTTATGCGCTTTCGAGCGGACTTCCGGTTCTCTTCAAAGATGTCGTCGGCGGATTCGGCAAAGTCGCAGGCCTTGAACGCTTCGGCGCATCGGCTCCGGCTTCGGTTCTCGAAAATAAATTCGGTTACGAACCCGATGCAGTTGCGAAGGAAGCGATGATGTATCTCGCTGAATTTGAAAAGAACGTTGCCGACTTCAAAAAAGTCAACGGCTAA
- a CDS encoding calcium/sodium antiporter, producing the protein MDYLLLVVGLGLLLLGAELIVDSSVAIAKRARVSNFLIGLTIVGMGTSAPELFVSFSSALEGHGDVAIGNIIGSNICNIFLILGVSATILPFAIDKAIIKRDIPFGIFAALLLTFLANKSLLNENWSNSLSRFDGILFLILFVGYMFVTVYKNRKPADAADNIEEEAVSRFSGKPILLLIFIAVASLTGLIGGGKLFLGSAENLARAWGVDEAVIAITVVALGTSLPELITSIVAALKKNSELALGNVIGSNIFNILLILGISSTAAPISIQGVLLEDFVVMIFAALCTFLVAHTFGKNFFDRIEGIFFLLCYVAYTAYLILR; encoded by the coding sequence ATGGATTATTTACTTCTTGTTGTGGGGCTTGGACTTTTGCTTTTGGGAGCGGAATTAATCGTCGATTCTTCCGTTGCTATCGCCAAGCGCGCCCGCGTTTCGAATTTTTTAATCGGGCTCACGATCGTCGGAATGGGAACGTCCGCGCCAGAACTTTTCGTTTCGTTTTCGTCTGCGCTCGAAGGTCACGGGGATGTCGCCATCGGAAATATCATCGGTTCGAATATTTGCAATATCTTTTTAATCTTAGGCGTTTCGGCGACTATTCTTCCTTTCGCTATTGATAAAGCGATTATCAAGCGCGATATTCCTTTCGGCATTTTCGCCGCTCTGCTTTTAACTTTCCTCGCGAACAAATCGTTGCTGAACGAAAATTGGAGCAATTCGCTTTCTCGTTTCGACGGCATTTTATTTTTGATTTTATTCGTCGGGTATATGTTTGTGACCGTTTACAAAAATCGGAAGCCAGCAGACGCTGCGGATAATATTGAAGAAGAAGCCGTTTCGCGTTTCAGCGGAAAGCCGATTTTGCTTTTGATTTTCATCGCAGTGGCATCGCTTACGGGACTCATCGGAGGCGGAAAACTTTTCCTCGGTTCGGCGGAAAATTTAGCGCGGGCTTGGGGAGTCGATGAAGCGGTCATCGCAATTACCGTCGTCGCTTTGGGAACTTCCCTTCCCGAACTCATTACGTCGATTGTCGCTGCTCTCAAGAAAAATTCAGAACTCGCCCTCGGGAATGTCATCGGTTCGAATATTTTCAATATTCTTCTCATTCTCGGGATTTCTTCAACGGCAGCACCGATTTCTATTCAAGGCGTTCTTCTTGAAGATTTTGTGGTGATGATTTTTGCAGCGCTTTGCACATTTCTCGTCGCACACACTTTCGGAAAAAATTTCTTTGACCGCATCGAAGGAATTTTCTTTCTCCTTTGCTATGTCGCATATACCGCTTACTTGATTTTGCGCTAA
- a CDS encoding glycosyltransferase family 2 protein: protein MLLSVIVPLFNEEEIVSKTFAVLEDELKNVEHELIFVNDGSTDRTREILESLLPNTPQNKLINFSRNFGHQAAFSAGLKHAQGEAVVIIDGDLQDPPSLIHEMLEKWREGYQVVYAQRRKRKGETFFKKASAHCFYKLLHSLTSIDIPTDTGDFRLMDRVVVDQLNALPERNRFLRGLVCWVGFKRVGILYDRKERTAGTSKYPLRKMLRLAMDGITGFSTTPLKISFLAGFFVMLVSLGIGIWAILEKFLNPAVTVPGWASLMTAIVFFGGVQLMSIGILGEYIGRIYEEVKQRPLYIEDKK, encoded by the coding sequence ATGCTTTTATCCGTCATCGTTCCTCTTTTTAACGAAGAAGAAATCGTCTCCAAAACATTTGCCGTTTTGGAAGATGAACTCAAAAATGTGGAACATGAACTCATCTTTGTGAACGACGGATCCACGGACCGCACCCGCGAAATTTTAGAGTCGCTTCTTCCGAATACGCCGCAAAATAAACTCATCAATTTCAGCCGCAATTTCGGACACCAAGCCGCATTCAGCGCGGGCTTAAAACACGCCCAAGGCGAAGCCGTTGTAATTATCGACGGCGATTTGCAAGACCCGCCTTCGCTTATCCACGAGATGCTTGAAAAATGGCGCGAAGGCTATCAAGTCGTTTACGCACAAAGACGCAAACGCAAAGGCGAAACATTTTTCAAAAAAGCGAGCGCGCACTGTTTTTACAAATTGCTGCATTCGCTCACGAGCATCGACATTCCAACCGATACCGGCGACTTTCGCTTAATGGACCGCGTCGTCGTCGATCAATTAAACGCTCTCCCCGAACGCAATCGTTTTTTACGCGGACTCGTTTGTTGGGTCGGATTCAAACGCGTAGGAATTCTCTACGACCGCAAAGAACGCACTGCGGGCACTTCCAAATATCCGCTGCGGAAAATGCTCCGCTTAGCGATGGACGGCATCACAGGCTTTAGCACGACGCCCTTAAAAATCAGTTTTCTCGCCGGATTTTTCGTCATGCTCGTTTCTCTCGGCATCGGGATTTGGGCGATTCTCGAAAAATTCTTGAACCCCGCTGTAACCGTTCCCGGTTGGGCATCTCTTATGACCGCCATCGTTTTCTTCGGCGGCGTTCAGCTTATGTCGATTGGCATTTTAGGCGAATATATTGGCCGCATTTACGAAGAAGTAAAACAGCGTCCGCTTTACATTGAGGATAAAAAATGA
- a CDS encoding NPCBM/NEW2 domain-containing protein: MKNLKELFKNILHPAGIAGVILALAIPFLIYLGPNVGARDLIRTLDQRFPLPLFLAQLTAGIVLFGLLWKDFRHYIFEHLPPKPYLLLIFLFAVLATIFAGTQIEARHRVQSDESVFMAIAQNMYHNQTTGTCDEGEFHDGVLDCFQNSDSFKTKGLSFLYFLGMPFFGSDLHWIFKFELAMLFFAVLLLFFAIRAWTADDFTAFLTSVILFVQPTVLFQFRSMSVEPLYIFLFALSLWMFKWAFDRNTLKHWILAALVLGFFAETRQETVFCFLAFLFIAFPRILDKKDWKAPAFLVTLSLCSVPVLLTISYFQGYGFQGGAYSAHGHFFENLQSNWSVMTKPLTDSGILANPFLSSFNYLFLIGAFILLSLCAKEILSKRFGAFSKMTLFLVLYYVQAYMILENVSGDFNIEINQRYALVMMPSMAFLAAFAVRILSGTVFFLLGKSEWKKNLRFSFIAAILLALIFSGNTLRYKESFNKNIMYNRNHLTTEESEIWKWLNAQPKKPRFFIYGRPWHFTGYGVSAIHYNRARQISQDSLQRLIQKYNGEVYYIRGLDCWDSKTYHAKAVEHRIATTCDIFEREIKLEEVYRVLITNNYWVRIAKLGQRRTFDPEKLFQFGIWAGYPETKTFVFNSAANYESDEPWKIRFALNGDSIFEKPYAAGNFSDTLVGPILKPGFNHLEAEIIDTVKHESISKISAMRFFRFEGALQLSLIPPTSHSQGWGDLHTNASVDGNPFTVESQQYPDGFGTHAPSKTTFNLRGEFIRLTARIGLDEESLCSDGIRYQVLGDGKTLYQSGTVSLSRSDSLDISVLGVNELSFITDTLSSKDCDHVDILLPTLYPDPKSIKPEK, translated from the coding sequence ATGAAAAACTTAAAAGAACTTTTCAAAAATATTTTGCATCCCGCAGGAATTGCAGGCGTCATTCTCGCTCTTGCGATTCCCTTTCTCATTTACCTCGGACCCAATGTCGGCGCACGCGATTTGATTCGCACTTTGGATCAGCGTTTTCCGCTGCCGCTTTTTCTTGCGCAGTTGACCGCTGGCATCGTTCTTTTCGGTCTTCTTTGGAAAGATTTTCGCCATTATATTTTCGAACATCTTCCGCCAAAGCCGTATCTGCTTTTGATTTTTCTATTTGCCGTTCTCGCTACGATTTTTGCGGGCACGCAAATTGAAGCACGTCACCGCGTCCAAAGCGACGAAAGCGTTTTCATGGCGATTGCGCAAAATATGTATCACAATCAAACGACGGGAACTTGCGACGAAGGCGAATTTCACGATGGCGTTCTCGATTGCTTCCAAAATTCCGATAGTTTTAAAACGAAAGGTCTGTCGTTCTTATACTTCCTCGGGATGCCGTTCTTCGGTTCGGATTTGCATTGGATTTTCAAATTCGAACTTGCGATGCTTTTCTTCGCCGTTTTGCTTCTTTTCTTTGCGATTCGCGCGTGGACTGCGGACGATTTTACCGCGTTTCTCACAAGCGTTATCCTTTTTGTGCAGCCGACAGTTCTCTTTCAATTCCGCTCGATGTCGGTGGAACCGCTTTATATTTTCCTCTTTGCGCTTTCGCTGTGGATGTTTAAATGGGCATTTGATAGAAACACTTTAAAGCATTGGATTCTCGCAGCTCTCGTCCTCGGATTTTTCGCCGAAACGCGTCAAGAAACCGTCTTCTGTTTCCTCGCCTTTTTGTTTATCGCTTTCCCGAGAATTCTCGATAAAAAAGATTGGAAAGCGCCCGCGTTTTTGGTGACGTTATCGCTCTGCTCGGTTCCGGTTTTACTCACGATTAGTTACTTCCAAGGCTACGGATTCCAAGGCGGAGCTTATTCGGCGCACGGACACTTCTTCGAAAATTTACAAAGCAACTGGTCTGTGATGACGAAGCCTCTCACCGATAGCGGAATTCTCGCCAATCCATTCCTTTCGAGTTTTAATTATCTCTTTCTCATCGGCGCCTTTATACTTCTCAGTCTCTGCGCAAAAGAAATTTTGAGCAAACGATTCGGCGCTTTTTCCAAGATGACGCTTTTCCTCGTTCTGTATTACGTCCAAGCGTATATGATTTTGGAAAATGTTTCCGGCGATTTTAATATCGAAATCAATCAACGTTACGCGCTCGTGATGATGCCTTCGATGGCTTTCCTCGCCGCATTTGCTGTGCGCATTTTATCTGGAACCGTTTTCTTCTTACTCGGAAAATCTGAATGGAAAAAAAATTTACGATTCTCTTTTATCGCAGCGATTTTACTCGCCCTTATTTTCTCGGGAAATACTCTTCGTTACAAAGAAAGTTTCAACAAAAATATCATGTACAACCGCAACCATTTGACGACAGAAGAATCGGAAATTTGGAAGTGGTTAAATGCGCAGCCTAAAAAACCGCGATTCTTTATTTACGGGCGTCCGTGGCATTTTACCGGTTACGGTGTTTCGGCGATTCACTACAACCGCGCGCGGCAAATTTCACAAGATTCATTGCAGCGTTTGATTCAAAAATACAACGGCGAAGTTTACTACATCCGCGGACTCGATTGCTGGGATTCAAAAACTTATCACGCGAAAGCCGTGGAACATCGCATCGCCACCACTTGCGATATTTTTGAACGCGAAATTAAACTCGAAGAAGTTTACCGCGTTCTCATTACCAATAATTATTGGGTACGCATCGCAAAGCTCGGACAGCGTCGCACATTTGATCCGGAAAAACTTTTTCAATTCGGCATCTGGGCGGGATATCCCGAAACGAAAACTTTCGTCTTTAATTCCGCAGCAAATTACGAAAGCGATGAACCGTGGAAAATTCGTTTTGCGTTAAATGGCGATTCGATTTTTGAAAAGCCTTATGCCGCAGGAAATTTCAGCGACACTCTCGTCGGTCCCATATTAAAACCGGGATTCAATCATCTCGAAGCCGAAATCATCGACACGGTAAAGCACGAATCCATCTCCAAAATTTCTGCGATGCGATTCTTCCGTTTCGAAGGCGCTCTGCAACTTTCTCTCATTCCGCCGACATCGCATTCTCAAGGCTGGGGCGATTTGCACACGAACGCAAGCGTAGACGGAAATCCGTTTACTGTCGAATCACAACAATATCCCGATGGATTTGGAACGCATGCGCCGAGTAAAACCACCTTTAATCTCCGCGGTGAATTTATACGTCTCACCGCTCGCATCGGACTCGACGAAGAAAGCCTTTGCAGCGACGGCATCCGCTATCAAGTTTTAGGCGACGGAAAAACATTATATCAAAGCGGAACGGTTTCGCTCAGCCGATCGGATTCTCTCGATATTTCCGTTCTCGGCGTCAACGAACTTTCCTTTATTACCGATACGCTTTCGAGTAAAGACTGCGACCACGTAGATATTCTTCTCCCGACTCTTTACCCCGATCCCAAGTCCATTAAACCGGAGAAATAA
- a CDS encoding GerW family sporulation protein, translated as MAQIDTLAETILEKLRMVSQAETVIGKPIQAGAVTVIPVSRVSMGFGLGGKKEAVAASGGGLSVNPVAFVVISGEDVRIMPIAKENDIVSKVADLVPDVLSAFKKKEA; from the coding sequence ATGGCACAAATCGATACTTTAGCAGAAACAATTCTTGAAAAACTTCGGATGGTTTCCCAAGCAGAAACCGTCATCGGAAAACCCATTCAAGCGGGCGCAGTTACCGTCATTCCGGTAAGTCGCGTTTCGATGGGATTTGGACTCGGCGGGAAAAAAGAAGCCGTTGCCGCTTCGGGTGGCGGACTTTCGGTAAATCCTGTCGCTTTCGTCGTCATCTCGGGCGAAGATGTGCGCATTATGCCCATTGCGAAAGAAAACGATATCGTTTCGAAAGTCGCGGATTTAGTTCCCGATGTTCTTTCGGCGTTTAAGAAAAAAGAAGCATAA